One genomic region from uncultured Cohaesibacter sp. encodes:
- a CDS encoding acyltransferase family protein codes for MTKGLTILLVVVMHSINGVEKYLGSEGWMHPILAYATPFRMPVFFAVAGLFAARAIVKEWPVFLDKKFFHFGYFYFLWMTIEFIFKAPFFVQQFGTHETGLYYLLSFVQPFGPLWFIYLLPFYFLALRLMRPMPMLLQFAIAIACKFMLTTTGIELIDFFSKYYVFFLAGHFGRDIWFALAHSAREQKLASVLGLVVWAVANGLVVWLGYGEIVPVAIIMGVLGFMAVVDFMGIITEFAPGRALAKVFRYLGGHSLPIYLGFFLPMGVTRILVMKFGNGDPGLSALLVSMAAVIGAILMYEVVMRVKIGTFLYVRPQWARLSKESKQITVAAE; via the coding sequence TTGACCAAAGGGTTGACGATCCTTCTGGTTGTCGTCATGCATTCCATCAATGGCGTTGAAAAATATTTGGGCAGCGAAGGCTGGATGCATCCGATATTGGCCTATGCCACTCCATTTCGGATGCCTGTCTTTTTTGCCGTTGCCGGGCTTTTTGCCGCCCGTGCCATCGTGAAGGAATGGCCTGTCTTTCTTGATAAGAAATTTTTCCACTTCGGCTATTTCTATTTCCTCTGGATGACCATCGAGTTCATCTTCAAGGCGCCTTTCTTCGTGCAGCAATTCGGCACTCATGAAACGGGGCTCTACTATCTGCTGTCTTTCGTGCAGCCCTTTGGGCCGCTGTGGTTTATCTATCTGCTGCCTTTCTATTTTCTCGCCTTGCGGCTGATGCGTCCGATGCCGATGCTATTGCAGTTTGCTATTGCGATTGCCTGCAAATTCATGCTGACAACGACCGGCATTGAACTCATCGACTTCTTCTCGAAATATTATGTCTTCTTCCTTGCTGGCCATTTCGGGCGGGACATCTGGTTTGCGCTTGCACATTCGGCACGTGAACAGAAGCTGGCCTCCGTGCTCGGGCTCGTCGTCTGGGCTGTGGCAAACGGGCTTGTTGTCTGGTTGGGCTATGGCGAGATCGTCCCTGTTGCCATCATCATGGGCGTGCTTGGCTTCATGGCGGTTGTCGACTTCATGGGCATCATCACCGAATTTGCCCCCGGTCGTGCGCTGGCAAAGGTCTTCCGCTATCTGGGCGGCCATTCGCTGCCCATCTATCTGGGCTTTTTCCTGCCTATGGGGGTAACGCGTATTCTTGTGATGAAATTCGGCAATGGCGATCCAGGGCTTTCCGCTCTGCTCGTATCGATGGCTGCTGTCATCGGAGCGATCCTCATGTATGAAGTGGTCATGCGCGTAAAAATCGGCACCTTCCTCTATGTGCGCCCCCAGTGGGCAAGGCTGAGCAAAGAGAGCAAACAGATCACTGTTGCTGCTGAATAG
- a CDS encoding transglycosylase domain-containing protein, protein MTSHRSSSHTGSLSDIRLSDEDRSHPGASSKRAARRKKRTDGKTGQRKVKAQESRSAAGRGGGSGGGNSGGGSGGGSGGGRRPPNGGRKPSRKKSSGNRSARRSSLLGKLFRFGRRVAYWLVIAGIWGSIVAGGIILYYGAKLPQSTDWKIPDRPPNVQIVSLDGGLIANRGKTGGQKISISTMPPYLVDAVVAIEDHRFFHHFGFDPIGFTRAMVTNIIRGRVSQGGSTLTQQLAKNLFLEHKRTIERKVQELILAIWLETKYSKQEILEMYLNRVYLGSGAIGVDAAARTYYNKPASMLTLSEAATIAGLLKAPSRLAPNKHPKAARARAKLVLAAMEREGFITPEERKLALTQSIDTVARHRSSSLNYIGDWVMEQLPDLIGEVNEDVIVETTIDLRMQTLAEKAIVDALDEKGKKYGVEQGALVSATPQGAVRALVGGKSYRESQFNRAVNAKRQPGSAFKPFVYLTSLELGNRPDSMRVDGPVSYNGWTPQNYSKKYMGQISLRKALALSINTISAQLTFEVGPAQVVETAHKMGIQSKLANNLSIALGTSEVTPLELVGAYIPFANDGSRATPYVIQRVVTKEGKVLYINPNIPGPQVIKPEILSMMNQMMQETLITGTGKKAMLSGRPAGGKTGTSQNYRDAWFVGYTANLVTGLWFGNDDGSPTKRASGGNLPAETWKKYMVGAHNGMPVAGLPGVSMEQIAETRRKAGGEKNPWINPDLLPEGQSTMPLPKERKGLLERLFGN, encoded by the coding sequence ATGACGTCGCACCGCAGTTCTTCCCATACGGGCTCCCTGAGTGACATTCGCCTAAGCGATGAAGACAGAAGTCACCCTGGTGCGTCTTCAAAACGAGCCGCGAGACGAAAAAAGCGCACGGACGGCAAGACGGGCCAGCGCAAGGTCAAGGCGCAAGAATCCAGAAGTGCTGCGGGTAGAGGCGGCGGATCGGGTGGAGGCAACTCCGGTGGCGGGTCTGGAGGCGGGTCCGGCGGAGGACGTCGGCCACCAAATGGCGGTCGCAAACCTTCGCGAAAAAAATCGTCTGGCAATCGGTCGGCACGGCGCTCGTCGCTGCTCGGCAAACTGTTTCGCTTTGGGCGGCGGGTCGCCTATTGGCTGGTGATTGCCGGCATCTGGGGCTCGATTGTTGCTGGTGGAATCATTCTCTATTATGGCGCCAAGCTACCGCAATCGACCGACTGGAAGATTCCGGATCGTCCGCCCAATGTGCAAATTGTCTCACTGGATGGCGGCCTGATTGCCAACCGGGGCAAGACCGGGGGGCAAAAGATTAGCATTTCAACGATGCCGCCCTATCTGGTTGATGCCGTGGTGGCGATTGAGGATCACCGCTTTTTCCATCATTTCGGCTTTGACCCCATTGGCTTTACGCGTGCGATGGTGACAAACATCATCCGCGGTCGCGTGTCGCAAGGGGGCTCGACGCTGACCCAGCAGCTGGCCAAGAACCTGTTCCTCGAGCATAAACGCACCATCGAGCGGAAGGTGCAGGAGCTCATTCTGGCTATCTGGCTGGAAACCAAATATTCCAAGCAGGAGATACTGGAGATGTATCTCAACCGGGTCTATCTGGGCTCGGGAGCCATTGGCGTGGATGCGGCTGCACGGACCTATTACAACAAACCGGCCTCCATGCTGACATTGTCTGAAGCAGCCACCATTGCAGGCCTGCTCAAGGCACCATCTCGCCTTGCACCGAACAAGCACCCGAAGGCGGCCCGGGCGCGCGCCAAGCTTGTTTTGGCGGCCATGGAGCGGGAAGGCTTCATCACGCCGGAAGAGCGCAAACTGGCCCTCACTCAAAGCATTGATACGGTTGCTCGCCACCGCTCCAGCTCGCTCAATTATATTGGCGACTGGGTGATGGAACAACTGCCCGATCTGATTGGAGAGGTCAACGAGGATGTGATTGTCGAGACAACCATCGACTTGCGCATGCAAACGCTGGCCGAGAAAGCCATCGTCGATGCCCTTGATGAAAAGGGCAAGAAATATGGCGTGGAACAGGGCGCCCTTGTCAGTGCCACGCCGCAAGGGGCCGTTCGGGCACTGGTTGGCGGCAAGTCCTATCGCGAGAGCCAGTTCAACCGTGCGGTAAATGCCAAACGTCAACCGGGCAGTGCTTTCAAGCCCTTTGTCTATCTGACATCTCTGGAATTGGGCAACCGGCCCGACAGCATGCGCGTGGATGGTCCGGTTTCCTATAATGGTTGGACGCCGCAAAACTATTCCAAGAAATATATGGGCCAGATTTCCCTGCGCAAAGCGCTGGCGCTTTCGATCAACACCATTTCTGCGCAGCTGACCTTTGAGGTCGGACCTGCGCAAGTGGTGGAAACGGCCCACAAGATGGGCATTCAGTCGAAACTGGCGAACAACCTTTCGATCGCGCTGGGCACAAGCGAAGTGACGCCTTTGGAACTGGTCGGGGCTTATATTCCCTTTGCCAATGACGGCTCACGCGCCACACCTTATGTCATCCAGCGGGTTGTTACCAAAGAGGGCAAGGTGCTCTATATCAACCCCAATATTCCAGGACCGCAGGTTATCAAGCCTGAAATCCTTTCCATGATGAACCAGATGATGCAGGAGACCCTGATTACCGGCACGGGTAAAAAGGCCATGCTTTCGGGCCGTCCGGCAGGCGGCAAGACCGGCACCAGCCAGAATTATCGCGATGCCTGGTTCGTGGGCTACACCGCCAATCTTGTAACCGGGCTGTGGTTTGGCAATGATGATGGCTCCCCGACCAAACGCGCATCAGGCGGGAACCTGCCTGCAGAAACCTGGAAGAAATATATGGTTGGCGCGCATAATGGTATGCCGGTCGCCGGTTTGCCGGGGGTTAGCATGGAGCAGATAGCAGAAACCCGTCGCAAGGCTGGTGGCGAGAAAAATCCATGGATCAACCCAGATCTCTTGCCTGAAGGACAAAGCACCATGCCTCTGCCCAAAGAGCGTAAGGGGCTTCTGGAACGCCTGTTCGGCAACTAG
- a CDS encoding SprT family zinc-dependent metalloprotease, whose product MRKLLSTGRRARLPETVYLHHEGRKIEVRLKPNARAKRLILRLDSKTGEPVATCPPGLGESKILHFLQKNVNWLVDRQQARAPNVPFEHGAVIPVRGLSHTLEHNDVARGTVRLLELEEGRILLVSGNESHMARRVTDWLKKQARKDLEEAVARHAAALDVKPASIRIKDTTSRWGSCSANRTLSFSWRVIMAPSFVLNYLAAHEVAHLREMNHSDRFWRHVESICPNYEDGQAWLRDQGRRLHSYGVEADD is encoded by the coding sequence TTGAGAAAACTGCTTTCGACCGGACGCCGAGCGCGCTTGCCCGAAACGGTCTATCTGCATCATGAAGGCCGCAAGATAGAGGTGCGCCTGAAGCCCAACGCACGCGCCAAGCGCCTGATCCTGCGTCTTGATAGCAAGACAGGTGAGCCGGTGGCGACCTGTCCGCCGGGCCTTGGCGAAAGTAAGATCCTTCATTTTCTGCAGAAGAACGTCAATTGGCTGGTCGACAGACAACAGGCCCGCGCACCCAATGTCCCCTTCGAGCATGGCGCGGTCATCCCTGTGCGCGGTTTGTCCCATACTCTTGAGCATAATGATGTCGCCCGCGGCACCGTGCGCCTTCTGGAACTGGAAGAGGGCCGCATCCTGCTGGTCTCGGGCAATGAATCCCACATGGCCCGTCGCGTGACCGACTGGCTGAAGAAGCAGGCACGCAAGGATCTGGAAGAAGCGGTTGCCCGTCATGCGGCCGCACTGGATGTCAAACCCGCATCGATCCGTATCAAGGATACCACCAGCCGTTGGGGCTCGTGCAGTGCCAACCGTACCCTGTCTTTTTCCTGGCGGGTGATTATGGCGCCATCCTTCGTTCTGAATTATCTGGCAGCCCATGAGGTGGCCCATCTGCGCGAGATGAACCATTCCGATCGTTTCTGGCGCCATGTCGAGAGCATTTGCCCCAATTATGAAGACGGGCAGGCATGGTTGCGCGATCAGGGGCGCAGGCTGCATTCCTATGGGGTCGAGGCGGACGACTGA
- a CDS encoding putative glycolipid-binding domain-containing protein: protein MQTAVRWSDWDGNGLEHCQCFATNEGLLVAGVVAGTRGSLYGASYYVKADESGNTREVRVAYVGGKSLHVEADGKGNWFDLIGKAPISELEGCLDIDIGVTPATNMLPVRRLKLEKDESCDILAAYVPLPTQIDGAFLPARAEQRYTCLDPYRLYRYEGIFRKFTAELEFDENGMVLDYPETFRRV, encoded by the coding sequence ATGCAAACAGCGGTGCGGTGGAGTGACTGGGACGGAAACGGGCTGGAACATTGCCAGTGTTTTGCAACAAACGAGGGGCTGCTTGTGGCTGGCGTGGTGGCAGGCACGCGTGGTTCGCTCTATGGCGCCAGTTATTATGTCAAGGCCGATGAATCCGGCAACACCCGTGAGGTGCGCGTCGCCTATGTCGGCGGCAAAAGCCTGCATGTTGAGGCTGATGGCAAGGGCAACTGGTTCGATCTGATCGGCAAGGCTCCTATTTCCGAGCTTGAAGGATGCCTCGATATTGACATCGGCGTCACGCCTGCCACAAACATGTTGCCAGTGCGACGGCTAAAGCTGGAAAAGGACGAGTCCTGCGATATCCTCGCCGCTTATGTGCCGTTGCCCACCCAGATCGATGGCGCCTTTTTGCCTGCACGTGCAGAGCAGCGCTATACCTGTCTCGACCCCTATAGGCTTTATCGTTATGAGGGGATCTTCCGCAAATTCACCGCTGAGCTGGAATTTGACGAAAACGGTATGGTTCTGGATTATCCCGAAACCTTCCGGCGTGTTTGA
- the polA gene encoding DNA polymerase I has translation MSEKPHLFLIDGSSYIFRAYHALPPLTRKSDGLPVGAVSGFCNMLWKLIADGDKGIVGVTPTHVAVIFDAKGDTFRNAIYDQYKAQRPPAPEDLVPQFGLIRDAVRAFNIACIELEGYEADDIIATYSEQALAEGADVTIIGSDKDLMQLVRPGVMMVDTMKNKRIGEAEVAEKFGVSPDKVVEVQALAGDSVDNVPGVPGIGIKTAAQLINEYGDLETLLEKADGIKQKKRRENLIEFAEQARISKELVYLKRDVPLPLGLDALACCDLEGPKLVSFLKALEFTTLTRRVAEATETEAAEVEATSLEVAGWEAADPAAASESTDAVDGDKTPGPLDLAAKMAADIGALPIDNQSYQTVRSMAELQVWLDEAKRIGYVAVDTETDSLDAMQANLVGVSLATEPGKACYIPLAHVSGDGDMFGGGLVEGQIPLTEAVTALKGMLEDPSILKIGQNLKYDTLLLSRYDIEIAPFDDTLLLSYVLDAGKHGHGMDELSELWLGHKPIPFKEVAGSGKSQITFDKVELEKATPYAAEDADVTLRLWMILKPRLAADGMTSVYERLERPLLPVLRRMEKRGVSVDRQILSQLSGTFAQGMAGLEEEIHALAGSPFNIGSPKQLGDILFGEMGLPGGKKTKTGAWSTSASVLEDLAAEGHELPKKVVEWRQLSKLKSTYTDALPNFINPETKRVHTSYSLAATSTGRLASSDPNLQNIPVRTEAGRKIRTAFVAENGNKLISADYSQIELRVLAHMADIPQLKKAFEDGLDIHAMTASEMFHVPLDEMDAATRRRAKAINFGIIYGISAFGLANQLSISRGEAKTYIDTYFERFPGIRDYMEATKKAAREQGYVETIFGRKIHYPEINSKNPNMRNFQERAAINAPIQGSAADILRRAMVRMEDALSDASLSARMLLQVHDELIFEVPEGEVDDTIKVVRTIMENAPMPALQLSVPLKVDAEAANNWDEAH, from the coding sequence ATGTCCGAAAAACCACATCTCTTTTTGATTGACGGATCTTCCTATATTTTTCGAGCCTATCACGCCCTGCCGCCATTAACGCGCAAGAGCGATGGGCTGCCCGTGGGCGCGGTTTCCGGCTTCTGTAACATGCTCTGGAAGCTGATTGCCGATGGAGACAAGGGCATTGTTGGCGTGACGCCCACCCATGTTGCCGTGATTTTCGACGCCAAGGGCGATACCTTCCGCAACGCGATCTATGATCAATACAAGGCCCAGCGTCCACCGGCGCCGGAAGATCTCGTCCCCCAGTTCGGTCTTATTCGCGACGCCGTGCGGGCTTTCAACATCGCCTGCATCGAGCTGGAAGGCTATGAAGCGGATGACATCATCGCCACTTATTCCGAACAGGCGCTGGCCGAAGGGGCCGATGTGACGATTATCGGCTCTGACAAGGATCTGATGCAACTTGTTCGCCCTGGTGTCATGATGGTCGATACCATGAAGAACAAGCGTATCGGCGAAGCTGAGGTCGCCGAGAAGTTTGGCGTTTCTCCCGATAAGGTGGTCGAGGTGCAGGCGCTGGCGGGCGATTCGGTCGATAACGTTCCCGGCGTGCCCGGCATCGGTATCAAGACCGCCGCCCAACTCATAAACGAATATGGTGATCTGGAAACTCTGCTGGAGAAGGCGGACGGCATCAAGCAGAAGAAACGCCGCGAAAATCTCATTGAATTTGCCGAGCAGGCCCGCATCTCCAAAGAGCTGGTCTATCTCAAGCGCGATGTGCCGCTGCCGCTTGGTCTTGATGCGCTGGCCTGCTGCGATCTGGAAGGGCCCAAGCTGGTCTCCTTCCTCAAGGCGCTCGAATTCACCACGCTCACACGCCGCGTCGCCGAAGCGACAGAAACTGAAGCTGCCGAAGTGGAAGCGACGAGCCTTGAGGTGGCAGGATGGGAGGCCGCAGATCCGGCTGCCGCCAGCGAAAGTACGGACGCTGTTGATGGCGACAAGACCCCCGGGCCGCTGGATCTTGCAGCCAAGATGGCCGCCGATATCGGCGCGCTGCCGATTGACAATCAGAGCTACCAGACCGTGCGCTCCATGGCGGAGCTGCAAGTCTGGCTCGATGAAGCCAAACGCATCGGCTATGTCGCGGTAGACACCGAAACCGACAGCCTCGATGCCATGCAGGCCAATCTGGTCGGCGTGTCGCTGGCAACCGAACCGGGCAAGGCCTGTTATATCCCACTCGCTCATGTTTCGGGCGATGGAGACATGTTTGGCGGTGGACTGGTGGAAGGTCAGATCCCGCTTACCGAAGCCGTCACCGCTCTCAAGGGCATGCTGGAAGACCCTTCTATCCTCAAGATCGGCCAGAATCTCAAATATGACACGCTGTTGCTCTCGCGCTATGACATCGAGATCGCGCCGTTTGATGACACGCTGCTGCTCTCCTATGTGCTTGATGCCGGCAAGCATGGCCATGGCATGGATGAACTTTCCGAGCTGTGGCTCGGCCATAAGCCTATTCCTTTCAAGGAAGTGGCGGGCAGCGGCAAAAGCCAGATCACCTTCGACAAAGTGGAGCTGGAAAAGGCCACCCCTTATGCCGCTGAAGATGCCGACGTGACCCTGCGCCTCTGGATGATCCTCAAGCCTCGCCTTGCGGCCGATGGCATGACTTCGGTCTATGAGAGGCTGGAGCGCCCGCTGCTGCCAGTGTTGCGCCGCATGGAAAAGCGCGGCGTCTCGGTCGATCGTCAGATCCTGTCTCAGCTATCGGGCACTTTCGCCCAAGGCATGGCCGGATTGGAAGAAGAAATCCACGCGTTGGCTGGTTCGCCCTTCAATATCGGCAGCCCCAAGCAGCTGGGCGATATTCTGTTTGGCGAAATGGGCCTGCCCGGTGGCAAGAAGACCAAGACCGGAGCCTGGTCCACCTCGGCCAGTGTGCTTGAGGATCTTGCAGCGGAAGGCCATGAATTGCCTAAAAAGGTGGTGGAATGGCGCCAGCTCTCAAAGCTCAAGAGCACCTATACCGACGCGCTTCCCAATTTCATCAACCCCGAGACCAAGCGCGTCCATACCTCTTATTCACTCGCCGCGACCAGCACGGGCCGTTTGGCCTCGTCCGATCCAAACCTTCAGAATATTCCGGTGCGCACCGAAGCGGGCCGCAAGATCCGCACCGCTTTCGTGGCCGAGAATGGCAACAAGCTGATTTCCGCTGACTATAGCCAGATCGAGCTGCGCGTGCTCGCGCATATGGCCGACATTCCGCAGCTAAAGAAAGCCTTCGAGGATGGCCTGGACATTCACGCCATGACGGCGTCTGAAATGTTCCATGTGCCGCTCGATGAGATGGACGCCGCCACCCGTCGCCGCGCCAAGGCCATCAATTTCGGCATCATCTATGGCATTTCCGCCTTCGGGCTGGCCAACCAGCTCAGCATTTCCCGCGGCGAGGCCAAGACCTATATCGACACCTATTTCGAGCGCTTCCCCGGCATCCGCGACTATATGGAAGCCACCAAGAAGGCCGCTCGCGAGCAGGGCTATGTGGAGACCATCTTCGGCCGTAAGATCCATTATCCGGAGATCAATTCCAAGAATCCCAACATGCGCAATTTTCAGGAACGCGCCGCCATCAACGCCCCCATTCAGGGCTCGGCAGCCGATATCCTGCGCCGCGCCATGGTCCGTATGGAAGACGCTCTGAGTGATGCTTCGCTCTCGGCCCGTATGCTGCTGCAAGTCCATGACGAGTTGATCTTTGAGGTGCCGGAAGGCGAGGTCGACGACACCATCAAGGTCGTGCGCACCATCATGGAAAACGCCCCGATGCCCGCTCTGCAACTCAGCGTGCCCTTGAAGGTCGATGCCGAAGCTGCCAACAACTGGGACGAAGCGCATTGA
- a CDS encoding FRG domain-containing protein gives MPKLPTTGTKRIEEDEPVEVIGSEEAPLSWGEFEAQIRELRTELDRKRIEAPRYSVVTDWLFRGQSDWNWGLTTTLERFANDTKRFEPEGISVQRYLSTIRSILPAVNSLAQKKFKLDIRVPTFVLGGWTEESLKLLYYLRHHGYPTPLLDWSRSYLVSAFFAYQKANECRNVAIYAYNDTIDGAKAGWAGDPNIGVLGHYVETDKRHFLQQSEYTVCMSQLSGDKLVFSNHQEAASENFSKNRMKKYILAGSEKFKVLQILDEANVNAYSLYGSEETLMEMLAFRELRLD, from the coding sequence ATGCCGAAGCTGCCAACAACTGGGACGAAGCGCATTGAGGAGGATGAACCAGTGGAAGTTATAGGGAGCGAAGAGGCCCCGTTAAGCTGGGGTGAATTCGAAGCGCAGATTCGGGAACTTCGCACCGAACTTGATAGAAAGAGAATAGAAGCTCCGCGCTACAGTGTCGTGACTGATTGGCTGTTTCGCGGTCAAAGCGATTGGAATTGGGGTCTCACTACTACTCTTGAGAGGTTCGCTAATGATACCAAGCGTTTTGAACCCGAAGGAATTTCTGTACAGCGCTATCTCAGCACTATTCGATCAATTCTTCCCGCAGTTAATTCGTTAGCTCAAAAGAAATTTAAACTAGACATAAGAGTTCCTACATTCGTCCTTGGTGGATGGACGGAAGAGAGTCTGAAGTTGCTTTATTACTTAAGGCACCACGGATATCCTACGCCATTATTAGACTGGAGCCGTTCATACCTAGTTTCAGCATTTTTCGCCTATCAAAAAGCGAATGAATGTCGGAATGTTGCAATTTACGCATACAATGACACGATTGATGGAGCGAAAGCTGGTTGGGCTGGCGACCCGAACATAGGGGTTTTGGGACACTACGTTGAAACAGATAAAAGACACTTTTTACAACAAAGTGAATACACAGTATGTATGTCGCAATTAAGCGGTGACAAGCTCGTTTTCAGTAACCATCAAGAAGCAGCATCCGAAAATTTCAGTAAGAATCGGATGAAAAAGTACATTCTAGCAGGATCAGAAAAGTTTAAAGTGCTACAAATACTTGATGAAGCTAACGTCAATGCCTACAGCCTCTATGGAAGTGAAGAAACATTGATGGAAATGCTAGCTTTTCGTGAATTGAGGTTAGACTAA
- a CDS encoding ABC transporter ATP-binding protein: MIAETIRTLRDRLFSDQNNSRYLIYRLLSENFHIYYKRYIFAFILMAVVAGTTALSAWIMKDIVNGIFVSKDFNQVWLISGAVIVIFVAKGLATYWQTTILAHIGNAIVADQQRKMYRHFLSQGADFFHDFPSSELITRISHNATAARAVMDVLITSIGRDALSLIGLVCVMVFQDPLLSLIALVVAPPAVIMISMLVRRVKRIAKEQFISLTQTTQTMQESALGFRIIRTFGMEGIMTAKMDDAIEGVEKRANKIATLTARTNPMTETLGGFAIALVILYSGWRTIIGGQSPGEFISFLTALLLAADPARRLSRLKVNMESGLVGVRLMFEILDRPTRLIERPGAGELSVTRGEIAFEAVSFSYGEDEPVLKDLSLVIPGGKTTALVGPSGGGKSTIMGLVQRFNDVSEGRIVIDGVDIRDCTIASLNQHIALVTQDTVLFSGSIRENIRFGRMDATDDEVEAAAKNAFAHDFIMAQPQGYDTQIGENGTSLSGGQKQRVAIARAMLKNAPIVLLDEATSALDSQSEAKVQAAFERLSENRTSLVIAHRLSTIRNADKICVIEDGQLIEEGSHDELLGKDGFYASLVNLQYKK, translated from the coding sequence ATGATAGCCGAAACCATCCGGACCCTTAGGGATCGCCTCTTCTCAGATCAAAACAATTCCCGGTATCTTATTTACCGGCTCCTGTCTGAAAATTTTCATATCTATTACAAGCGCTATATCTTTGCCTTCATCTTGATGGCGGTGGTTGCCGGAACGACGGCACTGAGCGCATGGATCATGAAGGACATTGTCAACGGCATTTTTGTCTCCAAGGATTTTAATCAGGTCTGGCTGATCTCTGGCGCGGTCATCGTGATCTTTGTCGCCAAGGGTCTGGCAACCTATTGGCAGACGACCATTCTGGCCCATATCGGTAACGCGATCGTCGCGGATCAGCAGCGCAAGATGTATCGCCATTTCCTTTCGCAAGGGGCTGATTTCTTCCATGATTTCCCTTCAAGCGAGCTGATCACCCGCATTTCCCACAACGCGACCGCAGCGCGCGCGGTGATGGATGTTCTCATCACCAGCATCGGACGCGATGCTCTTTCGCTGATTGGCCTTGTCTGCGTGATGGTGTTTCAGGATCCTCTGCTCTCGCTCATCGCCCTTGTTGTGGCACCGCCTGCCGTCATCATGATTTCCATGCTGGTGCGCCGTGTGAAGCGGATTGCCAAGGAGCAGTTCATCTCGCTGACCCAGACCACCCAGACCATGCAGGAAAGCGCGCTTGGCTTCCGCATCATCCGCACTTTCGGGATGGAAGGCATCATGACGGCTAAAATGGATGATGCCATCGAAGGGGTTGAAAAGCGGGCCAACAAGATTGCAACGCTGACTGCGCGCACAAACCCGATGACCGAGACGCTGGGCGGCTTTGCCATCGCACTGGTGATCCTTTATAGCGGCTGGCGCACCATCATTGGTGGACAGAGCCCGGGGGAATTCATCTCTTTCCTCACCGCTCTGCTTCTGGCAGCAGATCCGGCGCGCCGCCTCAGTCGCCTCAAGGTGAATATGGAAAGTGGGCTTGTTGGCGTGCGCCTGATGTTTGAAATCTTGGATAGGCCGACCCGCCTCATCGAGCGTCCCGGCGCTGGAGAGCTTTCGGTCACCCGTGGTGAGATTGCATTTGAGGCGGTTTCCTTCTCCTATGGGGAAGATGAACCGGTCCTAAAGGATCTTTCCCTTGTCATTCCAGGCGGCAAGACAACAGCGCTTGTGGGGCCTTCAGGTGGCGGCAAATCCACGATCATGGGGCTCGTGCAGCGCTTCAATGATGTGAGCGAAGGGCGCATCGTGATCGACGGTGTCGATATCCGCGATTGCACCATCGCTTCCCTGAACCAGCATATCGCGCTGGTTACGCAGGATACGGTTCTTTTCTCCGGCTCGATCCGTGAGAATATCCGCTTCGGGCGCATGGATGCGACGGATGATGAGGTGGAAGCGGCGGCCAAGAACGCCTTTGCGCATGACTTCATCATGGCGCAACCTCAGGGTTATGACACTCAGATCGGAGAAAACGGTACCTCTCTGTCCGGGGGGCAGAAGCAGCGCGTGGCCATTGCGCGCGCCATGCTGAAGAATGCCCCCATCGTGTTGCTGGATGAAGCGACTTCGGCGCTGGATAGCCAATCGGAAGCCAAGGTGCAGGCCGCGTTTGAGCGCCTGAGCGAAAACCGCACGTCCTTGGTGATCGCTCATCGCCTGTCGACCATCCGCAATGCGGACAAGATCTGCGTTATCGAAGATGGTCAACTGATCGAAGAAGGCAGCCATGACGAGCTGTTGGGCAAAGACGGCTTCTATGCCAGCCTCGTCAATCTGCAATATAAGAAATAG